Proteins from a single region of Gasterosteus aculeatus chromosome 20, fGasAcu3.hap1.1, whole genome shotgun sequence:
- the LOC144389724 gene encoding uncharacterized protein LOC144389724 isoform X2: protein MEDLRELSRELVRDILNLAGDVEAGPAESEHVASKAEELIEVVGVISALSDEDIDHRVITNLEEVVHRFSGTRAHQAQHTQGPGRLPFDIPSAVLEHQVLCGVPAVQIAAMFGVSKRTIRRCMQQHSLRKTDLYSAVNDEELDHIVSEIHRSHPNTGYKLMRGHLNARGVRVPISRLQESLRRVDAEGVYMRRLRLRVLRRRQYFVPGPNSLWHIDGHHKLIRWRFVVHGGVDGFSRLVVYLTVAGNNRAHTVLQSFIAAVEQYGLPSRVRSDKGGENADVAEFMIRSRGTDRNSHITGRSVHNQRIERMWRDVYEHALDLFHQIFTSLEDQGTLNPDNEVHLFALHRIFLPLVQQSLDSFRDAWNFHGLRTERNQSPQQLWRRYREQGPEEDPTEIPEEYGIDWNGPHSLHGGTVSVPEVQLARELSDEEVAILPAPGVSVTDALRLYVETVEVLSRILD from the exons ATGGAGGATCTCCGTGAACTTTCCAGGGAGTTGgtgagagacattttaaacttaGCAGGGGATGTAGAAGCAGGACCTGCTGAGTCCGAGCATGTAGCTAGTAAAGCAGAGGAACTTATTGAAGTTGTTggagtcatttccgcactttctGACGAAGATATCGACCACAGAGTAATTACAAATCTAGAAGAAGTTGTCCACCGCTTCTCTGGTACCAGGGCGCATcaggcccaacacacacagggaccgggGCGTTTGCCGTTTGACATACCGAGTGCAGTTCTGGAGCATCAAGTTCTTTGTGGAGTTCCCGCAGTTCAAATCGCAGCGATGTTCGGAGTGTCAAAGAGGACCATCAGGAGGTGCATGCAACAACACAGTTTAAG aaaaacagatctctATTCAGCTGTGAATGATGAGGAATTGGACCATATTGTAAGTGAAATTCACAGaagtcatccaaacaccggctacAAGCTAATGCGTGGTCACCTGAATGCAAGAGGTGTGCGTGTTCCAA TCTCAAGACTGCAAGAGTCTTTACGCAGAGTAGATGCAGAGGGAGTCtacatgagacgtctgaggctgCGTGTATTAAGGCGACGGCAGTATTTTGTGCCTGGCCCAAACTCTTTGTGGCATATAGATGGCCACCATAAGCTCATCAG GTGGAGATTTGTTGTCCACGGTGGGGTGGATGGATTCAGTCGTTTAGTGGTCTACCTGACTGTGGCTGGCAATAACAGAGCTCATACGGTCTTACAGAGCTTTATCGCCGCTGTTGAGCAGTATGGGCTGCCATCAAGGGTACGGTCTGATAAAGGGGGGGAGAATGCAGATGTAGCAGAATTCATGATCAGAAGCAGAGGTACCGACAGGAATTCACACATCACAGGCAGAAGTGTCCACAATCAGCG aaTAGAGAGGATGTGGAGAGATGTTTATGAACATGCCCTGGACCTCTTCCATCAGATCTTTACTTCATTGGAAGATCAGGGAACACTGAATCCAGACAATGAAGTCCATCTTTTCGCTCTGCACCGGATTTTCCTTCCACTGGTTCAGCAAAGCCTAGACTCTTTTCGAGATGCTTGGAACTTTCACGGTCTGAGAACTGAAAGGAATCAGTCACCACAGCAACTCTGGAGACGTTACAGAGAGCAAGGCCCTGAGGAGGATCCTACTGAG ATTCCTGAAGAGTATGGGATCGACTGGAACGGACCTCACAGCCTTCATGGAGGCACTGTGTCAGTCCCCGAGGTTCAGCTGGCCCGTGAGCTCTCAGATGAAGAGGTTGCAATTTTGCCAGCTCCAGGAGTTTCTGTTACTGATGCGCTTAGACTATATGTAGAGACTGTGGAAGTGTTATCAAGAATCTTAGACTGA
- the LOC120823632 gene encoding uncharacterized protein LOC120823632, translating to MSKSCPELLREAANLIEEALSRSPTAPAAQSQQIPAAQSRTPVQAEVARLFAPYNIGARRNMTRRPAQVQVSRRSYTHTVCCLADHNADKIPSVLVKAELPHSGLGEQKVTFSGNDHDPMVITNKLMEVFPKLQQGGGFELLKLLGSTRSRNLALLQCPSTGYTLAYLKDPSTMIGQATIYIRPLQQDLPLDCESSRPASGPVIPCITCQMEVPFSEMKLHRLSCNGTPMEEREQEGGQREENDSETALVSDSVPVRSETSAESAVVPAVMVNEELDRKETDSEWKIIEEPTQAAKVFKENLLREHATGKPLRMKMDVRESEEDRERELLLFYKQQQEWACPLHCTLVGDLAIGEGVMRYFMTTIISKLQFGFSLDLGGMGRTLLFEGEPDHLVPAASEALIESNLFRVAGRMLAHTFLHDGPHVTGLSPAVIHVLLNGDPEMATVVIEDCPDLHIRSIIELLEHEELTPEQKATVSDLSMSWDLPAVTKTNRRWLHNKLLLHAVVGRTMRQIKQLRKGLKDVIVWPLLTSRPDVVPLLFPKMAEMQFTPQMLLEEITWPVEDSDDEDFDLDTTCRITGFLRMFIETASSGTLAQLLTFWVGWEMLPPELTVVISEGTLPTSSTCFETLKLPAHFKIYMDFEKALVAAIKSTGFGLV from the exons atgtcaaaaagttgcccggagctgctgagagaagcAGCGAATTTGATTGAGGAAGCTCTGAGCAGAAGTCCAACGGCTCCGGCGGCTCAGTCACAGCAGATACCGGCCGCTCAATCACGTACACCTGTCCAAG cGGAGGTAGCAAGGCTCTTTGCGCCATACAACATTGGAGCCAGAAGGAATATGACGAGACGACCAGCACAAGTCCAAGTTAGCCGAAGAAGCTACACACATACTGTCTGTTGTTTGGCTGACCACAATGCGGATAAAATTCCAAGCGTACTGGTTAAAGCTGAACTTCCTCATTCAGGACTTGGAGagcaaaaagtaacattttcag ggAATGACCACGATCCCATGgttataacaaataaactgatggAAGTGTTTCCGAAGCTCCAACAAGGGGGAGGCTTTGAACTTCTAAAACTTTTAGGATCTACTCGCAGTCGAAATCTTGCATTGCTTCAGTGTCCCAGCACTGGATACACCCTTGCCTATCTGAAAGATCCATCGACGATGATTGGGCAGGCTACAATCTACATACGTCCACTTCAACAGGATCTACCCTTAGATTGT GAGAGCTCACGTCCTGCCTCTGGTCCAGTCATCCCCTGCATCACTTGTCAGATGGaagttcccttttcagagaTGAAGCTGCACAGATTGAGCTGCAATGG GACACCCAtggaggaaagagaacaagagggaggccaaagggaagaaaatgatagtGAGACAGCCCTAGTCAGTGACAGTGTTCCAGTGAGGTCTGAAACATCAGCTGAGAGTGCAGTAGTTCCAGCAGTGATGGTCAACGAGGAGTTGGATCgcaaagaaacagacagtg aatGGAAGATTATTGAGGAACCCACTCAAGCTGCCaaagttttcaaagaaaatctgCTAAGGGAACATGCAACTGGGAAACCGCTTAGAATGAAGATGGATGTAagggagtctgaagaggaccgggaacgggagcttctcttattctataaacagcagcaagaatGGGCATGTCCACTTCATTGTACTCTGGTTG gtgatCTTGCTATCGGAGAGGGAGTGATGCGGTACTTTATGACAACAATCATATCCAAACTCCAGTTTGGATTCAGTCTAGATCTTG GAGGAATGGGCCGAACACTGCTATTTGAGGGTGAACCTGACCATCTTGttccagcagcatcagaggcacTTATTGAAAGCAACCTCTTCCGGGTTGCAGGAAGGATGTTGGCCCACACTTTTCTGCATGACGGTCCCCATGTTACAGGATTAAGTCCTGCTGTAATTCATGTACTGCTCAATGGGGACCCAGAAATGGCTACTGTTGTTATTGAAGACTGTCCTGATCTGCACATCAGGAGCATCATAGAACTG CTTGAACATGAAGAACTTACACCGGAACAGAAAGCCACAGTTTCAGATCTTTCCATGTCTTGGGATCTTCCGGCagtcaccaaaacaaatcggaGATGGCTACATAATAAACTTCTACTCCATGCA gtCGTTGGGAGGACCATGCGCCAAATTAAACAGTTGAGAAAGGGACTGAAAGATGTGATTGTATGGCCCCTGCTGACATCTAGGCCAGATGTTGTCCCacttcttttccccaaaatggcTGAAATGCAGTTCACACCCCAG atgCTCCTAGAAGAAATCACATGGCCAGTtgaggacagtgatgatgaagactTTGACTTGGACACCACCTGCCGCATCACTGGCTTTCTAAGGATGTTCATTGAAACGG CTTCATCAGGTACCCTGGCCCAGCTGCTGACATTCTGGGTTGGCTGGGAGATGCTTCCTCCTGAACTGACAGTGGTGATTTCTGAGGGAACCCTTCCTACGTCCTCCACATGCTTTGAAACACTAAAGCTGCCAGCTCATTTCAAGATCTACATGGACTTTGAGAAAGCACTTGTCGCTGCTATAAAAAGTACTGGATTTGGGCTTGTTTAA
- the LOC144389724 gene encoding uncharacterized protein LOC144389724 isoform X1: MEDLRELSRELVRDILNLAGDVEAGPAESEHVASKAEELIEVVGVISALSDEDIDHRVITNLEEVVHRFSGTRAHQAQHTQGPGRLPFDIPSAVLEHQVLCGVPAVQIAAMFGVSKRTIRRCMQQHSLRKTDLYSAVNDEELDHIVSEIHRSHPNTGYKLMRGHLNARGVRVPTVRMFLPSVSRLQESLRRVDAEGVYMRRLRLRVLRRRQYFVPGPNSLWHIDGHHKLIRWRFVVHGGVDGFSRLVVYLTVAGNNRAHTVLQSFIAAVEQYGLPSRVRSDKGGENADVAEFMIRSRGTDRNSHITGRSVHNQRIERMWRDVYEHALDLFHQIFTSLEDQGTLNPDNEVHLFALHRIFLPLVQQSLDSFRDAWNFHGLRTERNQSPQQLWRRYREQGPEEDPTEIPEEYGIDWNGPHSLHGGTVSVPEVQLARELSDEEVAILPAPGVSVTDALRLYVETVEVLSRILD; the protein is encoded by the exons ATGGAGGATCTCCGTGAACTTTCCAGGGAGTTGgtgagagacattttaaacttaGCAGGGGATGTAGAAGCAGGACCTGCTGAGTCCGAGCATGTAGCTAGTAAAGCAGAGGAACTTATTGAAGTTGTTggagtcatttccgcactttctGACGAAGATATCGACCACAGAGTAATTACAAATCTAGAAGAAGTTGTCCACCGCTTCTCTGGTACCAGGGCGCATcaggcccaacacacacagggaccgggGCGTTTGCCGTTTGACATACCGAGTGCAGTTCTGGAGCATCAAGTTCTTTGTGGAGTTCCCGCAGTTCAAATCGCAGCGATGTTCGGAGTGTCAAAGAGGACCATCAGGAGGTGCATGCAACAACACAGTTTAAG aaaaacagatctctATTCAGCTGTGAATGATGAGGAATTGGACCATATTGTAAGTGAAATTCACAGaagtcatccaaacaccggctacAAGCTAATGCGTGGTCACCTGAATGCAAGAGGTGTGCGTGTTCCAA CTGTCCGGATGTTCCTCCCCTCAGTCTCAAGACTGCAAGAGTCTTTACGCAGAGTAGATGCAGAGGGAGTCtacatgagacgtctgaggctgCGTGTATTAAGGCGACGGCAGTATTTTGTGCCTGGCCCAAACTCTTTGTGGCATATAGATGGCCACCATAAGCTCATCAG GTGGAGATTTGTTGTCCACGGTGGGGTGGATGGATTCAGTCGTTTAGTGGTCTACCTGACTGTGGCTGGCAATAACAGAGCTCATACGGTCTTACAGAGCTTTATCGCCGCTGTTGAGCAGTATGGGCTGCCATCAAGGGTACGGTCTGATAAAGGGGGGGAGAATGCAGATGTAGCAGAATTCATGATCAGAAGCAGAGGTACCGACAGGAATTCACACATCACAGGCAGAAGTGTCCACAATCAGCG aaTAGAGAGGATGTGGAGAGATGTTTATGAACATGCCCTGGACCTCTTCCATCAGATCTTTACTTCATTGGAAGATCAGGGAACACTGAATCCAGACAATGAAGTCCATCTTTTCGCTCTGCACCGGATTTTCCTTCCACTGGTTCAGCAAAGCCTAGACTCTTTTCGAGATGCTTGGAACTTTCACGGTCTGAGAACTGAAAGGAATCAGTCACCACAGCAACTCTGGAGACGTTACAGAGAGCAAGGCCCTGAGGAGGATCCTACTGAG ATTCCTGAAGAGTATGGGATCGACTGGAACGGACCTCACAGCCTTCATGGAGGCACTGTGTCAGTCCCCGAGGTTCAGCTGGCCCGTGAGCTCTCAGATGAAGAGGTTGCAATTTTGCCAGCTCCAGGAGTTTCTGTTACTGATGCGCTTAGACTATATGTAGAGACTGTGGAAGTGTTATCAAGAATCTTAGACTGA